One window of the Burkholderia ubonensis subsp. mesacidophila genome contains the following:
- a CDS encoding non-ribosomal peptide synthetase encodes MTDNKDSSSEGGVRLAALTTGQRHALEQRLIDREGTGLEAIPRRETTDAAPLSFAQERLWFFDQLHPNGALYNVPLVLRLRAPLRAPVLERALNEIVRRHETLRTHFESQDGKPVQRIAGEASVPFVISDLQGLPASEREAAAQAIAAEEAARPFDLGTAPLLRARLVRLGDADHVVLLTLHHIVSDGWSMRVLYRELGALYAAFDEGRASPLRPLAIQYADFAVWQRDWLQGETLASQLGYWREQLAGAPAVLTLPSDRPRPAVQSYRGGLLPFTIDAASTSALRALAQAEGGTLFMVLLGAFAVLLARISGQHDIVVGTPIANRTREELEDLIGFFVNTLVLRTRIDAGASFRTLLAGVRETTLAAFAHQDLPFERLVEELQPERSLAYNPLFQVLFALQTDGESRTGAGAGTAQPADPAAPRNGLARFDLSLAITDHGAGLGAVFEFSRDLFDDATIAGMAAQFQTLLAAIVRQPDLPVRRLPLLSAAERHALLHDWNGPRHPYAPDLPVTELIAQLAAAFPDHPAIDAHDGRLSYRELMRRAQGVAVALAARGIGAEDRVGVCLRPSAAFAVAFLGVLQAGAAYVPLDPALPCRRLAHMATEASLRIVLGDPRDGHDWIPEGIALVDPAQTASVAGAFAYRPQPLPAQCAYVIFTSGSTGTPKGVAVTHQGLARVVFNQRALLRLTPADRVLSFAAVGFDASIFEMLLAWSAGACLHIAPADARAPGAPLAALLRERRITAAVLPPAACAITPDADLPEFAMLMMAGEAVEPAVAARWAASAGRRVVNGYGPSETAIWVSTGGYDPATGRMPIGRPCINTRLYVLDPYGEPVPPGVAGELYIGGDGLARGYLGRPDLTAERFVPDPFSGEPGARLYRSGDLVRLRADGTLDFLGRTDEQVKIRGFRIELGEIEAVLSTAPGVGDAAVVAHGDGAQRRLDAHLASADAALDVEAVRHYLRERLPGYMVPSAFYVHAALPLTPNGKVDRAALAAAPAPVEDVSAQALPRTATEASVAAIWAELLETERIDIQRSFFEIGGHSLLATQLVSRLRDRFGLELPLRTVFETPTVAGLAAIVDRTLSAAPSGAAGGPELDDLLRVLAASGDARAADDAIDAALRRQPAGGAALAAVDPATLDGMTAADKRALLARLLAGPAPTPAEVRTAPLSFAQERLWFFDQLHPNGALYNVPLVLRLRAPLRAPVLERALNEIVRRHETLRTHFEAQDGKPVQRIAGEASVPFVISDLQGLPASEREAAAQAIAAEEAARPFDLGAAPLLRARLVRLGDADHVVLLTLHHIVSDGWSMRVLYRELGALYAAFDEGRASPLRPLAIQYADFAVWQRDWLQGETLASQLGYWREQLAGAPAVLTLPSDRPRPAVQSYRGGLLPFTIDAASTSALRALAQAEGGTLFMAVTAAVKLFLARYSGQHDIVVGTPIAGRTRAEFEDLIGFFVNTLVLRTRIDAGASFRTLLAGVRETTLAAYAHQDLPFERLVEELQPERTLGHNPLFQVMLLFQAATGAAKGQAAAEGAADAAPPEVLTGGTAKFDLTFALAEAGDTLSGVIEYASDLFDPATVATMAAHFANLIRAIAAEPDAPVDGLDLIGADERARLLTGLAEPAEPLAVGPTIDALVARQAVGAPDAPALEFADATLGYGELETRANRLARLLRARGVGVDTRVGLWLDRSAALVVAMLAVWKAGGAFVALDTRNPPERLASMLADANVELVIAAGGREVPPMPGVTLLDLDEQAAAIAMRSAQPLKQRNAPAQLAQIIFTSGSTGKPKGVMIEHRQLLWLLDAMRPARIAADDRVAQTSSPAFDVMAFECWGALTAGACLVGIGRDALLIPDQLAATLAEQRISVLYQTAALFGQTVAHRPDAYLGARLLLVGGDRVDAAKVRAAMLASQIPVFMHTYGPTETTVFCSIQTLAAPPADGEPLSIAPALPHATLYVVDPAGRLAPTGTVGEVLIGGACVARGYVGRPDLTAERFVPDPFGGEPGARLYRSGDLARLRADGTLEFLGRADGQVKIRGYRIEPSEVDEALRAHPAVRTTVTVCRGDAVDRQLVAYVVAADPAAPPDDDTLRRHCKQRLPEYMVPAHFVALDAIPVNANGKLDRAALPAPGGRTATGGAGEPPSSDTERAVAAIWGRILGIERIARTDHFFDIGGHSLLATQVISRLRDELGAEMSLRTIFEMPTLADLARAVDELRANGAPPASGPELVSVPRAIYRARRSAATRSDAQ; translated from the coding sequence ATGACAGACAATAAGGATTCCTCTTCGGAGGGCGGCGTGCGGCTGGCCGCGCTCACGACCGGGCAGCGTCACGCGCTCGAACAGCGGTTGATCGATAGGGAGGGCACGGGACTGGAGGCGATCCCTCGCCGGGAGACGACGGATGCGGCGCCGCTGTCGTTCGCGCAGGAGCGGCTGTGGTTCTTCGACCAGCTGCATCCGAACGGCGCGCTGTACAACGTTCCGCTCGTGCTGCGGCTCCGTGCGCCGCTGCGCGCGCCGGTGCTGGAGCGGGCGCTGAACGAGATCGTGCGGCGTCACGAGACGCTGCGCACGCATTTCGAGTCGCAGGACGGCAAGCCGGTGCAGCGCATCGCGGGTGAAGCGTCGGTGCCGTTCGTGATCAGCGATCTGCAGGGCCTGCCGGCGAGCGAGCGCGAGGCGGCGGCGCAGGCGATCGCGGCGGAAGAGGCGGCGCGGCCGTTCGACCTGGGGACGGCGCCGCTGCTGCGCGCGCGGCTGGTGCGGCTGGGCGACGCGGATCACGTGGTCCTGCTGACGCTGCATCACATCGTGTCGGACGGCTGGTCGATGCGGGTGCTGTACCGCGAGCTGGGGGCGCTGTACGCGGCGTTCGACGAAGGGCGGGCGTCGCCGCTGCGGCCGCTGGCGATCCAGTACGCGGACTTCGCGGTCTGGCAGCGGGACTGGCTGCAGGGCGAGACGCTGGCGTCGCAGCTGGGTTACTGGCGCGAGCAGCTGGCCGGCGCGCCGGCGGTGCTGACGCTGCCGTCGGACCGGCCGCGGCCGGCGGTGCAGAGCTACCGCGGCGGGCTGCTGCCGTTCACGATCGACGCGGCGTCGACGTCGGCGCTGCGCGCGCTCGCGCAGGCCGAGGGCGGCACGCTGTTCATGGTGCTGCTCGGCGCCTTTGCCGTGCTGCTGGCGCGGATCAGCGGCCAGCACGACATCGTGGTCGGCACGCCGATCGCGAACCGCACGCGCGAAGAGCTGGAGGATCTGATCGGCTTCTTCGTGAACACGCTGGTGCTGCGCACGCGAATCGATGCGGGCGCATCGTTCCGCACGCTGCTGGCAGGCGTGCGGGAAACGACGCTGGCCGCCTTTGCGCATCAGGACCTGCCGTTCGAGCGCCTCGTCGAGGAACTGCAGCCCGAACGCAGCCTCGCGTACAACCCGCTGTTCCAGGTGCTGTTCGCATTGCAGACCGACGGCGAATCGCGGACCGGGGCCGGCGCCGGCACGGCGCAGCCCGCCGATCCGGCGGCGCCGCGCAACGGGCTGGCGCGCTTCGATCTGTCGCTCGCGATCACGGACCACGGCGCGGGGCTCGGCGCGGTGTTCGAGTTCAGCCGCGACCTGTTCGACGACGCGACCATCGCCGGCATGGCCGCGCAATTCCAGACCCTGCTCGCGGCGATCGTCAGGCAGCCGGACCTGCCGGTCCGGCGGCTGCCGCTGTTGTCCGCGGCGGAGCGGCATGCGCTGCTTCACGACTGGAACGGCCCGCGCCATCCGTATGCCCCCGATCTGCCGGTGACCGAACTGATCGCGCAGCTCGCCGCGGCGTTCCCCGATCATCCCGCGATCGACGCGCACGACGGCCGGCTCAGTTACCGGGAGCTGATGCGGCGCGCGCAAGGCGTCGCCGTCGCGCTCGCCGCGCGCGGCATCGGCGCGGAAGACCGGGTCGGCGTCTGCCTGCGGCCGTCCGCGGCGTTCGCGGTCGCGTTCCTCGGCGTGCTGCAGGCCGGCGCCGCGTATGTGCCGCTGGACCCCGCGCTGCCGTGCCGGCGTCTCGCGCACATGGCGACGGAAGCGTCGCTGCGGATCGTGCTCGGCGATCCCCGCGACGGGCATGACTGGATTCCCGAGGGCATCGCGCTGGTCGACCCGGCGCAAACGGCGTCCGTCGCCGGCGCATTCGCGTACCGGCCGCAACCGCTGCCTGCGCAGTGCGCGTACGTGATTTTCACGTCCGGCTCAACCGGCACGCCGAAGGGCGTCGCCGTTACGCACCAGGGGCTGGCGCGCGTCGTGTTCAACCAGCGTGCGCTGCTGCGGCTCACGCCCGCCGATCGCGTGCTGTCCTTTGCGGCAGTCGGCTTCGACGCGTCGATCTTCGAGATGCTGCTCGCATGGTCGGCCGGCGCCTGCCTGCACATCGCGCCGGCCGACGCGCGCGCGCCGGGCGCGCCGCTCGCCGCGCTGCTGCGCGAGCGGCGCATCACGGCGGCCGTGCTGCCGCCCGCCGCGTGCGCGATCACGCCGGACGCGGACCTGCCGGAATTTGCCATGCTGATGATGGCCGGCGAGGCGGTCGAGCCGGCGGTGGCCGCGCGCTGGGCCGCCAGCGCCGGGCGGCGCGTCGTCAACGGCTATGGTCCCAGCGAGACCGCGATCTGGGTGTCGACGGGCGGCTACGATCCGGCCACCGGGCGCATGCCGATCGGGCGGCCGTGCATCAACACGCGGCTCTACGTGCTCGATCCGTACGGCGAGCCGGTGCCGCCGGGCGTCGCCGGCGAACTCTACATCGGCGGCGATGGGCTCGCGCGCGGCTATCTCGGCCGTCCCGACCTCACCGCCGAGCGTTTCGTGCCCGACCCGTTCTCCGGCGAGCCGGGGGCGCGGCTCTATCGGTCCGGCGATCTCGTGCGCCTGCGCGCGGACGGCACGCTCGATTTCCTCGGGCGCACCGACGAGCAGGTCAAGATCCGCGGCTTCCGCATCGAGCTCGGCGAAATCGAGGCGGTGCTGAGCACCGCGCCGGGTGTTGGCGATGCGGCGGTCGTCGCGCACGGCGACGGCGCGCAGCGGCGGCTTGACGCGCATCTCGCGTCCGCCGACGCGGCGCTCGACGTCGAAGCGGTGCGGCACTACCTGCGCGAACGCCTGCCCGGCTACATGGTGCCGTCGGCGTTCTACGTGCATGCCGCGCTGCCGCTCACGCCGAACGGCAAGGTCGATCGCGCGGCGCTCGCGGCCGCACCGGCCCCGGTCGAGGACGTCTCCGCGCAGGCGCTGCCGCGCACCGCGACCGAAGCAAGCGTCGCGGCGATCTGGGCCGAGCTGCTGGAGACCGAGCGCATCGACATCCAGCGCAGCTTCTTCGAGATCGGCGGGCATTCGCTGCTGGCGACGCAGCTCGTGTCGCGACTGCGCGACCGCTTCGGCCTCGAACTGCCGCTGCGCACGGTCTTCGAAACGCCGACCGTCGCGGGCCTCGCGGCGATCGTCGACCGCACGCTGTCCGCCGCGCCGAGCGGCGCGGCGGGCGGGCCGGAACTGGACGACCTGCTGCGCGTGCTGGCGGCGAGCGGTGACGCCCGCGCGGCGGACGACGCGATCGATGCGGCGCTGCGCCGGCAGCCGGCCGGCGGCGCGGCGTTGGCCGCCGTCGATCCGGCCACGCTCGACGGCATGACGGCGGCGGACAAGCGCGCGCTGCTCGCACGCCTGCTCGCGGGGCCGGCGCCGACGCCCGCCGAGGTCCGCACGGCGCCGCTGTCGTTCGCGCAGGAGCGGCTGTGGTTCTTCGACCAGCTGCATCCGAACGGCGCGCTGTACAACGTTCCGCTCGTGCTGCGGCTCCGTGCGCCGTTGCGCGCGCCGGTGCTGGAGCGGGCGCTGAACGAGATCGTGCGGCGTCACGAGACGCTGCGCACGCATTTCGAGGCGCAGGACGGCAAGCCGGTGCAGCGCATCGCGGGCGAAGCGTCGGTGCCGTTCGTGATCAGCGATCTGCAGGGCCTGCCGGCAAGCGAGCGCGAGGCGGCGGCGCAGGCGATCGCGGCGGAAGAGGCGGCGCGGCCGTTCGACCTGGGGGCGGCGCCGCTGCTGCGCGCGCGGCTGGTGCGGCTGGGCGACGCGGATCACGTGGTCCTGCTGACGCTGCATCACATCGTGTCGGACGGCTGGTCGATGCGGGTGCTGTACCGCGAGCTGGGGGCGCTGTACGCGGCGTTTGACGAGGGGCGGGCGTCGCCGCTGCGGCCGCTGGCGATCCAGTACGCGGACTTCGCGGTCTGGCAGCGTGACTGGCTGCAGGGCGAGACGCTGGCGTCGCAGCTGGGTTACTGGCGCGAGCAGCTGGCCGGCGCGCCGGCGGTGCTGACGCTGCCGTCGGACCGGCCGCGGCCGGCGGTGCAGAGCTACCGCGGCGGGCTGCTGCCGTTCACGATCGACGCGGCGTCGACGTCGGCGCTGCGCGCGCTTGCACAGGCCGAAGGCGGCACGCTGTTCATGGCGGTCACCGCGGCGGTGAAGCTGTTCCTCGCCCGCTACAGCGGCCAGCACGACATCGTGGTCGGCACGCCGATCGCGGGCCGCACGCGCGCCGAGTTCGAGGACCTGATCGGCTTCTTCGTGAATACGCTGGTGCTGCGCACGCGAATCGATGCAGGCGCGTCGTTCCGCACGCTGCTGGCAGGCGTGCGGGAAACCACGCTGGCCGCCTATGCGCATCAGGACTTGCCGTTCGAGCGCCTCGTCGAGGAACTGCAGCCCGAGCGCACGCTCGGCCACAACCCGCTGTTCCAGGTGATGCTGCTGTTCCAGGCGGCCACCGGCGCCGCGAAGGGGCAGGCGGCGGCCGAAGGCGCGGCCGACGCCGCGCCGCCCGAGGTGCTGACGGGCGGCACGGCCAAGTTCGACCTCACCTTCGCGCTCGCGGAAGCCGGCGATACGCTGTCCGGCGTGATCGAATACGCGAGCGACCTGTTCGACCCGGCGACCGTCGCGACGATGGCCGCTCACTTCGCGAACCTGATCCGCGCGATCGCCGCCGAGCCGGATGCACCGGTCGACGGCCTCGACCTGATCGGCGCGGACGAGCGTGCGCGGTTGCTGACGGGGCTCGCCGAGCCGGCCGAGCCGCTCGCGGTCGGCCCGACCATCGATGCGCTCGTCGCGCGCCAGGCGGTTGGCGCGCCCGACGCGCCGGCCCTCGAATTCGCGGACGCGACGCTCGGCTACGGCGAACTCGAGACGCGCGCGAACCGGCTGGCCCGGCTGCTGCGCGCACGCGGCGTCGGCGTCGACACGCGCGTCGGGCTCTGGCTCGACCGCTCGGCCGCGCTGGTCGTCGCGATGCTCGCGGTGTGGAAGGCCGGCGGCGCGTTCGTCGCGCTCGACACGCGCAACCCGCCCGAGCGGCTCGCGTCGATGCTCGCCGACGCGAACGTCGAGCTCGTGATCGCCGCCGGCGGCCGCGAGGTGCCGCCGATGCCGGGCGTCACGCTGCTCGACCTCGACGAGCAGGCCGCGGCGATCGCGATGCGCTCGGCGCAGCCGCTGAAGCAGCGCAACGCGCCCGCGCAGCTCGCGCAGATCATCTTCACGTCCGGCTCGACCGGCAAGCCCAAGGGCGTGATGATCGAGCACCGCCAGCTGCTGTGGCTGCTCGACGCGATGCGGCCCGCCCGGATAGCGGCCGACGACCGCGTCGCGCAAACCTCCAGCCCCGCCTTCGACGTGATGGCGTTCGAATGCTGGGGCGCGCTGACCGCGGGCGCGTGCCTCGTCGGCATCGGTCGCGATGCGCTGCTGATTCCGGACCAGCTCGCCGCGACGCTCGCCGAACAACGGATCAGCGTGCTGTACCAGACCGCGGCGCTGTTCGGCCAGACCGTCGCGCATCGCCCCGACGCGTATCTCGGCGCGCGGCTGCTGCTGGTCGGCGGCGACCGGGTGGACGCGGCGAAGGTGCGCGCCGCGATGCTGGCGTCGCAGATCCCGGTCTTCATGCACACCTACGGCCCGACCGAGACCACGGTGTTCTGCTCGATCCAGACGCTCGCCGCGCCGCCGGCCGACGGCGAGCCGTTGTCGATCGCGCCCGCGCTGCCGCATGCGACGCTGTACGTCGTCGATCCCGCGGGCCGGCTCGCGCCGACGGGCACGGTGGGCGAGGTCCTGATCGGCGGCGCATGCGTGGCCCGCGGCTACGTCGGGCGGCCGGACCTGACGGCCGAGCGCTTCGTCCCCGATCCGTTCGGCGGCGAGCCGGGCGCGCGGCTCTATCGCAGCGGGGATCTCGCGCGGCTGCGCGCCGACGGCACGCTCGAATTCCTGGGCCGCGCCGACGGGCAGGTGAAGATTCGCGGCTACCGGATCGAGCCGAGCGAGGTGGACGAGGCGCTGCGCGCGCACCCGGCGGTGCGGACCACGGTGACCGTCTGCCGCGGCGATGCCGTCGATCGCCAACTCGTCGCCTACGTGGTCGCGGCCGATCCGGCCGCGCCGCCGGACGACGACACGCTGCGCCGCCATTGCAAGCAGCGGCTGCCGGAATACATGGTGCCCGCGCATTTCGTGGCGCTCGATGCGATTCCCGTCAACGCGAACGGCAAGCTCGACCGCGCGGCACTTCCCGCACCCGGCGGGCGGACGGCGACCGGCGGCGCGGGCGAGCCGCCGAGCAGCGACACGGAGCGCGCGGTGGCGGCCATCTGGGGCAGGATCCTGGGCATCGAGCGGATCGCGCGCACGGATCACTTCTTCGACATCGGCGGCCATTCGCTGCTGGCGACGCAGGTGATTTCGCGGCTGCGCGACGAGCTGGGCGCGGAGATGTCGCTGCGCACGATCTTCGAGATGCCGACGCTCGCCGATCTGGCGCGCGCGGTCGACGAGCTCCGTGCGAACGGCGCGCCACCGGCGTCCGGCCCCGAGCTGGTCAGCGTGCCGCGCGCGATCTATCGTGCGCGCCGTTCCGCCGCGACGCGGAGTGACGCGCAATGA
- a CDS encoding non-ribosomal peptide synthetase, with the protein MSPLDTAVPQELDAAEQDVFVFPLSFAQERLWFLEQLQPGQAIYNMYDIVPWRGALAHDALERALAALLARHETLRTHFDVEDGHPVQIVEPAVALPLALTDLSALPEGERAAAAQQLAIDEAARPFDLGAAPLLRLRVIRLAPDEHLLVLTIHHIIADGWSMRVLHREFSTLYAAFAAGRPAPFAPLPIQYADFVIWQRDWLAGDVLDQQLAFWRTQLDGAPSAPLDLPCARPRPAVPSYRGALHNFSLDAATTRSVRAFAQREGATPFMVLLAAFKLLLARYSGQHDVVVGTPIANRTRVELEGLIGFFANTLVLRSQVDDARGFRDLLATVRETTLAAYAHQDLPFERLVEALRPQRALNHNPLFQVMFVLNAFDDPGSQPVDAADAADDGRDYREVGIGTAKFDLHLSMIEVGGRLRGIVEYATDLFDAPTIERLARHFTTLLGAALAAPEQAAGSLPLMDARERDAVLAAAASPWAAEDAPPLVHRRVEAQAARTPDAIALRQGGRTLTYGELESRAERLAQALAARGAGPDVPVGIYIGRSIEQLVAVLAVLKAGACYVPLDPVYPEQRLAAICADARLAAVITAGATPSFAAPALVPVDADAPPSRPALAAAQRDGLAYLLYTSGSTGRPKGVAMPHGPLANLIAWQHDTAPAPARVLQFTSLNFDVSAQEIFSTLCAGATLVLASEEERRDPAALLRRLAADRIERIFAPAAALQALAATAAEDPQSPALALREIVTAGEQLQVSPQLAAFVRRHRIATLRNQYGPTETHVASEWTLDGAPDAWPELPPIGRAIAGARLYLLDRHGALVPDGLPGELCIGGCLPARGYLGQPDQTAASFVPDPFSPSPGARMYRTGDLARRRADASLEFLGRRDRQIKVRGVRVEPGEVEAVLREAPGLREAVVVDGPDPAGGRRVIAYVIAARGNDVAFDVSALRRHCRTRLPESMVPALFVPVDAMPLTPSGKIDRAALPAPEPAAGAAQPDARPGTPLEAMLAAIWSEVLKVERIGLHDNFFELGGHSLLATRVAARIRARLGVELPLRLLFEAPTVAELAVAIIDAELARATPAELGALLGETAGPDTQGGY; encoded by the coding sequence ATGAGCCCGCTCGACACGGCCGTGCCGCAGGAACTCGACGCCGCCGAGCAGGACGTGTTCGTCTTTCCGCTGTCGTTCGCGCAGGAGCGGCTGTGGTTCCTCGAACAGCTGCAGCCGGGGCAGGCGATCTACAACATGTACGACATCGTGCCGTGGCGCGGCGCGCTCGCCCACGATGCGCTCGAGCGTGCGCTGGCGGCGCTGCTCGCGCGGCACGAGACGCTGCGCACGCATTTCGACGTCGAGGACGGCCACCCGGTGCAGATCGTCGAGCCGGCCGTCGCGCTGCCGCTCGCGCTGACCGACCTGTCCGCGTTGCCCGAGGGCGAGCGCGCGGCGGCCGCGCAGCAGCTCGCGATCGACGAGGCGGCGCGCCCGTTCGATCTCGGCGCGGCGCCGCTGCTGCGCCTGCGCGTGATCCGGCTCGCGCCCGACGAGCACCTGCTCGTGCTGACGATCCATCACATCATCGCCGACGGCTGGTCGATGCGCGTGCTGCACCGCGAGTTCAGCACGCTGTACGCGGCCTTCGCCGCGGGCCGGCCGGCGCCGTTCGCGCCGCTGCCGATCCAGTACGCGGACTTCGTGATCTGGCAGCGCGACTGGCTCGCCGGCGACGTGCTCGACCAGCAGCTCGCGTTCTGGCGGACGCAGCTCGACGGCGCGCCGTCGGCGCCGCTGGACCTGCCGTGCGCGCGGCCGCGCCCGGCGGTGCCGAGCTATCGCGGCGCGCTGCACAATTTCTCGCTCGACGCGGCGACGACGCGCTCGGTGCGCGCGTTCGCGCAGCGCGAAGGCGCGACGCCCTTCATGGTGCTGCTGGCGGCGTTCAAGCTGCTGCTCGCGCGCTACAGCGGGCAGCACGACGTCGTCGTCGGCACGCCGATCGCGAACCGGACCCGCGTCGAGCTGGAAGGGCTGATCGGCTTCTTCGCCAACACGCTCGTGCTGCGCAGCCAGGTCGACGACGCGCGCGGCTTCCGCGACCTGCTCGCGACGGTGCGCGAGACGACGCTCGCCGCCTACGCGCATCAGGACCTGCCGTTCGAGCGGCTCGTCGAGGCGCTGCGGCCGCAGCGCGCGCTGAACCACAACCCGCTGTTCCAGGTGATGTTCGTGCTGAACGCGTTCGACGATCCCGGCAGCCAGCCGGTGGACGCGGCGGACGCGGCGGACGACGGGCGCGACTATCGCGAGGTCGGCATCGGCACGGCCAAGTTCGACCTGCATCTGTCGATGATCGAGGTGGGCGGCCGGCTGCGCGGCATCGTCGAATACGCGACCGACCTGTTCGACGCGCCGACGATCGAGCGGCTCGCGCGCCACTTCACGACGCTGCTCGGCGCCGCGCTCGCGGCGCCGGAACAGGCGGCCGGCAGCCTGCCGCTGATGGACGCACGCGAGCGCGACGCGGTGCTGGCCGCCGCCGCGTCGCCGTGGGCGGCCGAGGACGCGCCGCCGCTCGTGCATCGGCGCGTCGAGGCGCAGGCCGCGCGCACGCCCGACGCGATCGCGCTGCGGCAGGGCGGGCGCACGCTGACCTACGGCGAGCTGGAGAGCCGCGCCGAGCGCCTCGCGCAGGCGCTGGCGGCGCGCGGCGCGGGCCCGGACGTGCCGGTCGGCATTTATATCGGCCGCTCGATCGAGCAGCTGGTGGCGGTGCTCGCGGTGCTGAAGGCGGGCGCCTGCTACGTGCCGCTCGATCCCGTCTACCCGGAGCAGCGGCTCGCGGCGATCTGCGCGGATGCGCGGCTCGCGGCCGTGATCACGGCCGGCGCGACGCCGTCGTTCGCGGCGCCCGCGCTCGTGCCGGTGGACGCGGACGCGCCGCCGTCGCGCCCGGCGCTCGCCGCCGCGCAACGCGACGGGCTCGCGTACCTGCTCTACACGTCGGGCTCGACCGGACGCCCGAAGGGCGTGGCGATGCCGCACGGCCCGCTCGCGAACCTGATCGCGTGGCAGCACGACACCGCGCCCGCGCCCGCGCGCGTGCTGCAGTTCACGTCGCTGAACTTCGACGTATCCGCGCAGGAGATCTTCTCGACGCTCTGCGCGGGCGCGACGCTCGTGCTCGCGAGCGAGGAGGAGCGGCGCGATCCGGCGGCGCTGCTGCGCCGCCTCGCGGCCGACCGCATCGAGCGGATCTTCGCGCCGGCCGCGGCGCTCCAGGCGCTGGCCGCGACTGCGGCCGAGGATCCGCAGTCACCCGCGCTGGCGCTGCGCGAGATCGTCACCGCCGGGGAGCAGCTGCAGGTGTCGCCGCAGCTCGCGGCGTTCGTGCGCCGCCATCGCATCGCGACGCTGCGCAACCAGTATGGCCCGACGGAAACCCACGTCGCGTCCGAGTGGACGCTCGACGGCGCGCCGGATGCGTGGCCGGAGCTGCCGCCGATCGGCCGCGCGATCGCGGGCGCGCGGCTCTATCTGCTCGACCGGCACGGCGCGCTGGTGCCCGACGGACTGCCCGGCGAGCTGTGCATCGGCGGTTGCCTGCCCGCGCGCGGCTACCTGGGCCAGCCGGACCAGACCGCGGCGAGCTTCGTGCCCGATCCGTTCTCGCCGTCGCCGGGCGCGCGGATGTACCGCACCGGCGACCTTGCACGGCGGCGCGCCGACGCCTCGCTCGAGTTTCTCGGCCGGCGCGACCGGCAGATCAAGGTGCGGGGCGTGCGGGTCGAGCCGGGCGAAGTGGAAGCCGTGCTGCGCGAAGCGCCGGGCCTGCGCGAGGCGGTGGTGGTCGACGGGCCGGATCCCGCGGGCGGCCGCCGCGTGATCGCGTACGTGATCGCCGCGCGCGGCAACGACGTCGCGTTCGACGTGAGCGCGCTGCGGCGTCATTGCCGCACGCGGCTGCCCGAGTCGATGGTGCCGGCGCTGTTCGTGCCGGTCGACGCGATGCCGCTCACGCCGAGCGGCAAGATCGACCGCGCGGCGCTGCCGGCCCCCGAGCCCGCGGCCGGGGCGGCGCAGCCGGACGCGCGTCCGGGCACGCCCCTCGAAGCGATGCTGGCCGCGATCTGGAGCGAGGTGCTCAAGGTCGAGCGGATCGGCCTGCACGACAACTTCTTCGAGCTGGGCGGCCATTCGCTGCTCGCGACCCGGGTCGCCGCCCGGATTCGCGCGCGGCTCGGCGTCGAATTGCCGCTGCGCCTGCTGTTCGAGGCGCCGACCGTCGCCGAACTGGCCGTCGCGATCATCGACGCCGAGCTGGCGCGCGCGACGCCCGCCGAACTCGGGGCACTGCTCGGCGAGACGGCCGGGCCCGACACTCAAGGAGGCTACTGA
- a CDS encoding MbtH family protein, whose amino-acid sequence MTRDDDEDPTRYLVVVNDEQQYSLWPAHAAVPPGWSGTGFEGDRAACLAHIREVWTDMRPLSLRRALGGD is encoded by the coding sequence ATGACACGGGACGACGACGAAGATCCGACGCGCTACCTGGTCGTGGTCAACGACGAGCAGCAATATTCGCTCTGGCCGGCCCACGCGGCCGTGCCGCCCGGGTGGAGCGGGACCGGCTTCGAAGGCGACCGGGCCGCGTGCCTCGCGCACATTCGCGAGGTGTGGACCGACATGCGGCCGCTGTCGCTGCGCCGCGCGCTGGGGGGAGACTGA
- a CDS encoding formyl transferase, translating into MAQPASPLRIALLASDDAHHRYLAAELHRRFGLAALVVEPSDCQHQRLWRRRRWIDWAALAYHRWRRTLVGLNAYRRAYFALPPDAPEWPVPPSLTVDWINRDEVVELLEATAPDVTVVICTSILSRRTLAATGTTINIHGGFLPWYRGNHCFFFALYDRALDRIGSTIHFVDSGVDTGDIIAQVTPPLYPDDTAEKLYCRAEKAAIHRLVELLDGLRAGVPLPRAPQPPVGRQYRNRDRNLFHDLRLFVRRKRGRLGIPAAGAPAAGIPAREAAGDARRVTGDFTQT; encoded by the coding sequence ATGGCCCAACCCGCATCGCCGTTGCGAATCGCGCTGCTCGCGTCGGACGACGCGCACCATCGCTATCTCGCCGCCGAGCTGCATCGCCGCTTCGGGCTCGCCGCGCTGGTGGTCGAGCCGTCCGACTGCCAGCACCAGCGGCTGTGGCGCCGCAGGCGCTGGATCGACTGGGCGGCGCTCGCGTATCACCGCTGGCGCCGCACGCTGGTCGGGCTGAACGCGTACCGCCGCGCGTACTTCGCGCTCCCGCCCGACGCGCCCGAATGGCCGGTGCCGCCGAGCCTGACGGTCGACTGGATCAATCGCGACGAAGTCGTCGAGCTGCTGGAGGCGACCGCGCCCGACGTGACCGTGGTGATCTGCACGAGCATCCTGTCGCGCCGCACGCTGGCCGCGACCGGCACGACGATCAACATCCACGGCGGCTTCCTGCCGTGGTACCGCGGCAATCACTGCTTCTTCTTCGCGCTCTACGACCGCGCGCTCGACCGGATCGGCTCGACGATCCACTTCGTCGACAGCGGGGTCGATACCGGCGACATCATCGCGCAGGTGACGCCGCCGCTGTATCCGGACGACACCGCCGAAAAGCTCTACTGCCGCGCGGAGAAGGCGGCCATCCACCGGCTCGTCGAGCTGCTCGACGGGCTGCGCGCGGGCGTGCCGCTGCCGCGCGCGCCTCAGCCGCCGGTGGGGCGGCAGTACCGCAACCGCGACCGCAACCTGTTCCACGACCTGCGGCTGTTCGTGCGGCGCAAGCGCGGGCGGCTCGGCATTCCGGCGGCCGGCGCTCCGGCGGCCGGCATTCCGGCCCGCGAGGCGGCGGGCGACGCGCGGCGCGTGACCGGCGACTTTACGCAAACCTGA